Proteins encoded by one window of Panicum virgatum strain AP13 chromosome 7N, P.virgatum_v5, whole genome shotgun sequence:
- the LOC120681523 gene encoding protein NUCLEAR FUSION DEFECTIVE 4-like, translating into MAGGGGGGPGPEKVKAGSRPPWVGLAAAVWVQVAAGSAYVFPLYSHAVKEALGYDQKALTMLGVGNDVGENVGLVPGVLANRLPPWLILVIGSACAFFGFGTLWVAVTKTVAMPYWVLWIALCIGTNSSAWLGTAALVTNMRNFPLSRGTVAGLIKGYVAVSAAVYTETFNGMLGNSATNLLLLLALGIPTACIVVMYFVRPCTPSLEEDNSTEHSHFMYTQISSVVLGVYLLVATILGDTLKLSQAVTYLLFGIMILLLLAPLAIPIKMTLYPNKQTKEKPSTLAPSYSTDSLSGADPENSEPLLGSASATLGTSVHESDDSTDLDVLLAEGEGAVNLKKKRGPRRGDDFTFLEALVKADFWLLFIVYFCGVGTGVTVLNNLAQVGMSVGANDTTILLCLFGFCNFVGRILGGSLSEYFVRSRMLPRPFWMMCTQIIMVVTFLLFATGLHSLIYVSTTLLGICYGVQFAVMIPTVSELFGLKDFGLMYNFMLLVNPLGAFFFSALLAGYIYDKEAARQHPGVLEPSNCYGPDCFRVTFYVCAIVCCCGTLLSVLFIARIKPVYQMLYASGSFRHPRSQQQLH; encoded by the exons atggcggggggaggaggaggagggcccgGGCCGGAGAAGGTGAAAGCGGGGAGCCGGCCGCCGTGGgtggggctggcggcggcggtgtgggtgcaggtggcggcggggagCGCCTACGTGTTCCCGCTCTACTCGCACGCCGTCAAGGAGGCGCTCGGGTACGACCAGAAGGCGCTCACCATGCTCGGCGTCGGCAACGACGTCGGCGAGAACGTGGGGCTCGTCCCGGGGGTGCTGGCCAACCGCCTCCCGCCCTGGCTCATCCTCGTCATCGGCTCCGCCTGCGCCTTCTTCGGCTTCGGCACGCTCTGGGTCGCCGTCACCAAGACCGTCGCCATGCCGTACTGGGTG TTGTGGATAGCTTTATGTATCGGCACAAACAGCAGTGCATGGTTGGGCACTGCTGCTCTTGTGACCAACATGAGGAATTTCCCTCTCAGCCGAGGCACTGTTGCTGGTCTTATCAAGGGTTATGTTGCTGTTAGTGCTGCTGTCTACACAGAAACTTTTAATGGAATGCTAGGGAATTCAGCCACAAATCTTTTGCTGTTGCTTGCCTTGGGGATCCCAACAGCATGTATTGTGGTGATGTATTTTGTTAGGCCTTGCACTCCATCACTGGAAGAGGACAACTCAACAGAACACAGCCATTTCATGTACACACAAATCTCAAGTGTGGTTCTCGGCGTATACCTTCTGGTAGCTACAATACTTGGTGATACTTTGAAACTAAGTCAGGCTGTCACATACCTTTTGTTTGGTATAATGATACTTTTGCTCCTTGCTCCACTTGCAATACCAATAAAGATGACACTttatccaaacaaacaaactaaGGAAAAGCCCAGCACCCTTGCTCCATCTTATTCAACTGATAGTCTGTCTGGCGCGGATCCAGAGAACTCAGAACCACTTCTGGGCAGCGCCTCAGCAACACTTGGTACAAGTGTCCATGAATCCGATGATAGTACTGATTTGGATGTTCTATTGGCAGAGGGTGAGGGAGCAGtgaatttgaaaaagaaaagagggccAAGGAGGGGAGATGATTTCACATTCCTTGAAGCTTTAGTAAAAGCAGACTTTTGGCTACTTTTTATTGTATACTTTTGTGGAGTTGGCACAGGAGTCACTGTTCTAAACAACCTTGCTCAAGTTGGAATGTCTGTTGGTGCTAATGACACAACTATTTTGCTGTGCCTTTTTGGCTTCTGCAACTTTGTTGGCCGAATCCTTGGTGGATCTCTCTCTGAGTATTTCGTAAG GTCAAGGATGCTCCCTCGTCCTTTTTGGATGATGTGCACACAAATAATCATGGTAGTAACCTTTCTGCTGTTTGCAACTGGTCTTCATAGCTTGATCTATGTTTCAACTACACTCCTGGGGATATGCTATGGTGTCCAATTCGCCGTCATGATACCAACTGTCTCGGAGCTTTTCGGGCTGAAGGACTTCGGCCTGATGTACAACTTCATGCTGTTGGTGAATCCGCTCGGTGCATTCTTTTTCTCGGCTCTTCTTGCTGGCTACATCTATGACAAGGAGGCGGCAAGGCAGCACCCAGGTGTGCTGGAGCCTTCAAACTGCTATGGGCCTGATTGCTTCAGAGTCACCTTCTATGTCTGTGCTATCGTGTGCTGCTGTGGAACCCTGTTGAGCGTGTTGTTCATAGCAAGGATAAAGCCGGTCTATCAGATGCTCTACGCAAGCGGGTCATTCAGGCATCCGCGGAGCCAACAACAGCTTCACTGA
- the LOC120681856 gene encoding calcium uptake protein, mitochondrial-like, with product MTSLPRAARLLRSAVGRLRSPPPPPVRLFCSAAGTGTGTGAGTGREAAIVATAIALAGSGLGLWLKPPSLADSGEAVGGQISVAGGGAAEAREEKGRFLFADSFRRRVFFNYEKRIRLLSPPEKVMYYFASVRNPEGEVYMLPSDLMRALVPIFPPCESTAVREGRLRGERSPGELHCAPSEFFMLFDTNNDGLISFAEYIFFVTLLSIPESNFSAAFKMFDVDHSGVIDKEEFKKIMALMRSFNRQGATHKDGLRIGLKVGQPVENGVIEFFFGNDGNEPLHYDKFTKFLKDMHDEVIYFFYSFVNT from the exons ATGACTTCCCTGCCCCGCGCGGCCCGCCTCCTCCGATCCGCCGTCGGGCGGCTGAGGtcgccccctccgccgccggtgcgGCTCTTCTGTAGCGCCGCGGGAACCGGGACCGGGACGGGGGCGGGGACCGGGCGCGAGGCCGCGATCGTCGCCACCGCCATTGCGCTGGCCGGGTCCGGGCTCGGGCTGTGGCTGAAACCGCCCTCGCTCGCCGACTCCGGCGAGGCGGTCGGCGGCCAAATctcggtcgccggcggcggcgccgcggaggcCCGGGAGGAGAAGGGTCGGTTCCTGTTCGCAG ACTCATTCCGCAGAAGGGTGTTCTTTAATTACGAGAAGAGGATACGGCTTCTCAGCCCTCCTGAAAAGGTAATGTAT TACTTTGCGTCTGTGAGGAACCCAGAAGGTGAAGTTTACATGTTGCCCTCTGACTTGATGAGGGCATTAGTCCCTATTTTCCCTCCATGTGAGTCGACTGCAGTTCGCGAAGGGCGATTAAGGGGGGAGCGGAGCCCTGGAGAGTTGCATTGTGCTCCATCGGAATTCTTCATGCTGTTCGACACAAATAATGATGGCCTCATCTCCTTTGCCGA GTACATCTTTTTTGTAACATTGCTCAGCATTCCCGAGTCAAATTTCAGTGCGGCTTTCAAAATGTTCGACGTTGACCATAGCGG GGTGATCGACAAAGAGGAGTTTAAGAAAATAATGGCACTGATGCGGTCTTTTAATAGACAAGGAGCCACCCATAAGGATGGCTTACGTATTGGACTTAAAGTTGGCCAGCCTGTGGAAAATGGAGTGATTGAGTTCTTCTTTGGTAATGATGGAAATGAACCTCTACACTATGATAAGTTTACAAAATTTTTGAAGGACATGCATGATGAGGTGATTTACTTCTTTTATTCTTTTGTCAACACATGA